Genomic segment of Arachis stenosperma cultivar V10309 chromosome 4, arast.V10309.gnm1.PFL2, whole genome shotgun sequence:
aggcctttaaatAGCCAAATTTAAGTCACTTCAATTCCAttttgatgccttgatgtgtttgttgagtgatttcaggttcataaggcaagtgtTTGATGGAttaagtgaagagaaaagcatgcaagtggataattcatgaagaaatgagcaTTTGGAGTATTCAGAGCAACGTACACGCATGACAGACGCGCACGTGTGAAGAGGTACATCGTCGAAGGTGACGCATACACGTAAcatgacgtgtacgcgtgataAGAAAAAGCCAGACGATGtgtacgcgtgacccatgcgtaTACGTCACAATcagcacgtgacctcattaaagtgaatatgctgggggcgatttctgagctgctcaggcccaaatccaactcatttctgaaacTATTTGAGGCTGAATTCAACATGGGTCAAGGGGGAGCAATTAAATTAGGTTAGGACCATGCCTTAGGTTAGTTCTAGAGAGAggagctccctcttctctctagaaattagggttcttagtttaTTGTCatcttagatttaggtttaattacttgttttgatttagtagcctttacttttccttgttgaTTTGCTTTAATTCTCATAGTCCTTTttgttaatttctctttcatgtcatttttatgtttgtGAACACTCTtgtcaatttcaatttcttttaatgcaattttgaggtatttcatgtttaatgtgcttttcttagttgttattgttgatttcttgcattgggtagtagtagattttattattcttgcaattttatgatgctttccttttgtgtcttccaagtgtttgataaaacgcttggttggatgttagagaagtttttgagcattcttggcttggaaagagaaattaggcaatcttgagtcattaatacccAAATTATGTTGGTGACCTAGggttgttagttaatattatttccattgactctaatctcttgctaattcaatagtaagttgattaggacttttggattgagattaactaGACTTACTTGACTTTCTCTCAATGTGAAGATGACATTATACCTTCTTTCGATGATGGAGATGACTTAATAAGATTAGCTCTGTTAATCAttgtataataattaatgattATGATAGAAAACCTAGGTTCTCAAttcttgccatgaatgtctctctttagtAATTACTTTCTTTAGTTGCTTGCTTTACATTTCTTgcccttttaatttcttgttttatcAACCCAACCCCCTTGTATCTCATGACCAATAATTAAGCATTCGATTGTAATTACTAGGAAAAACGACCCGGAACTAATACTCTCAGTTACTTTTATTGGGTTGGACTTGTGAtaaccaaaattaaactttgattgagcgTTACTTGTCggtttggaactatacttgcaacgagattatTTCTCTTTTACCGAGAAGAAATTCTACGCGGACGGGTTTTGCTCtttcaagtttttggtgccgttgccagGGGTCAAAAGAGGAAAACCCGTCGGCTTAGACTTTCAAAAGAAATACTAGCCATAGTGTTAtgtcacaaaatttcaagaagaTTTATTTAATAAGACATTTATAATATGAACTTATTGCAAAGCATCCCCAAGTGTTTTGAAAAATGATGTTAAAAATCTGGtctcaaaataaatatttgCTAGGTGGCAGGCTATTCTATCATGTTTCGATTTTACTATTGAACATATAAAAGGCGAATTAGATTCACTTCCTGACTTTCTTACTAGAGAATTTTTGCAGGAAAAGAATGGATCAAAAACTTGAAAGCTCTAAAGCTCTCTCTATTCTCATATTCTCTTACTTAAAAGATTCTCTGGAATATTTGTAATCATCTTCAAGATTGTATCAACTTTACAACAAATAATAGTACAAGTTCATCTCTGTAAGCTTGCTATCTTATTCTTTTTATAATCATTCTTCTTTATTATCTTAGTTATTGTTTATATTCTTATAACATGAAAGAGTTTCAAAAAAGGCTTATCTCTTTAAAGcttgttagaagaaaaataaaaataagaatgatGGCAATAGCAATGAAAATAAGAAGCTTAACAACTGAATCTTCAgaattaacaataaaaatagaaaagttaaACAAGAAAATAATCAAAGTTAGAAAGTTAATAAGTATTACTAAAACCAGTAAATCATTAAAAAGTGTTAAagaaagtattaaaaataagagaatctaTAGGACTAGACAAATAATTCATAGAGTAAGAATGATGGAATTATAAGAAATGTTACAACTAGCACCAATTTTTCAAGTTCAAATGATCCAACCTTTACAAGctcatacatacatatatatatatatatatatatatatatatatatatatgaatgccATTTAAACAAACAATATATCCAAGAACATGTCCGCAAATATAAATATCTTCATATAGGATATGTTCAGGTTGCAGTTAAACCACTCGTTATATAACGTCTCTTAGACACATAAGAATGGAAGCATTTAAACCTTCTCTAATGAGTGGTTTAACTACAATCTAAACACATCGTATATGAAGATATTTATATATGCGGACATGTTCTTGGATAGATTATTTGTTTAAAAGGTGAAATTCCTCACCGGACTCTGGTCCAAGATGGATATTGTTTTTAGCATTTTTGATAATATAATCAGATCTACCAGTACGTTTGGTTTCTTCAGGAACGTATAGTTCATCTTGGGGAATATTAGGTATTTTCTAGTTGTATATAGTCTGATTGATATATTCGAAGCATACTTCTTCTTCGAAGATGTTATGTTTTGGAGAGAGTTCCTCAGGGTGAGTAACTTTCTCAGAAAGAAGGCTAGATTTTGTGTGGGAAGAAGAAGGACTGGGTGCAAAACAACGGGAGAGGTTGcaaaaaaaagacatttttgaAACTAACTGATATCATTGCCCTTTTTTGGTTTAATAGAAATATGCCGATTAACAATAGACTACCACTCAGCCAATGAATACTgaattttaactctttttttaaGAACTGAAAAGTTAATTTTCCAAATCCATAGCCACCAGAAATTCTTAGTGTTTTATTCTTATCATTTATAGAAAATCAACCAAATTAGCCTTACTGCCCTGACAACGGGTCTTACTGCTACTACCATATAAATGATAAGAAGAAATAACCTGTACTTCCAGATTTGGAAATTAGCTTTAAATATTTACAAAGATGAAGATGTGTTTACCAACAGTCCATCCAATCACCCACATATTCCTCTTTAAATGATCATAATGATGTGTACTGAAGAATTTGTTATAGATAAAGAAGCATTATGTAAGAATGTTAACTCTGAAGAATGGAAACTTCAGAGAGAATGGTACTTACAAACGTTAAGGCGTCCCAAATCACACACTTTaggaaataattttataattttcttcAACAAGCAAAAATTCATATTCCGTTCTTTGAATGGTTTCATGCATATAGTATAAAAAAACATCGATTATCCTTTCAAAATAAGCATGAGTACAACTTACTCTGCAAATGTTATAACATCTTGGAAAGTAAAAGATGGAAATTTAGTATAGTCCGAATTTCCCTCAACTGGATCTTTTGTCCTCACAAACATTCCTAACACAAAAAACAATTCGCTTATAGCTTTTCCTTTCAAAACAAAAAACCTTGAAGAAACCATTGGGcttaaagatataaaaaaatattatggaACATGCCAACTATACCAACAAATACTTGCAAATTTTAGGACAAAAACTGAGTTCTAAGACTGCCTCTCCTTACGAAGCTTCAACATCCAAACCCTTAGATAAGCCTTTATTCCAACCCTCCAAGATCAACCAAAAAGCTAGACAAAGCCTCCGAACCTCTATTCTAAAACAGAGTCCTGCACAAAACACGGATGACTCTGAAGTTCTGAAAAAATTCAATCACCTCTTCAGCCAAATGACTATCCCTGAAATCTCTCAAACTACAGAATCATCGAATAGGATCACTGGATCAAAAACATCCCTTAATGTTATCAACGAAGAATCGTAAGACTCTGAAGAAAGTCTAGATTCTTCTAAAGTCAACCTTATCATGACCAATTTCATTACAAAATGGAAAGGGCTTACTAAACCTCATCCATAGTATCATCTCCGAACAACTGCTTCTGACCTAGCTCTGGAAGATAGAGAATTAGGTTTCAATAGCTTTAATACAAACAACGTCTATGAATGGAACATAGATGAAAAGACTAAATACAACATTATGCATATGTTACAATATATGACAATGGTTTGTATCGCCTATTGAACTGCCCATGAAAATTCTGAGGAAGCAATAGCAAATGTTATTGTGTTAGAGTTTTCAGGATAGTTTAAAGGTTGGTGGGATAACTGTCTCATGGAGGACCAAAAAGCTTCTATCCTCTCAGCCATTAAAATCAATGATAGTGGTGAACCTATTTTTGATGAGAATGGAAAGACCATCTCAGACGCTATTAGCACTTTGATCTTTACCATAGCAAACCATTTCATAGGAGACCCATCTTTGTGAAAGATCGTTCTACTGAGCTCCTATCCAACCTTAAATGTAAAACATTGTGTAACTTTAGATGGTATAAAGATACTTTCTTAATTAGAGTCTTCACTAGAGAAGATAGCCAACAATCTTTCTGGAAAAAGAAATTCTTAGCCGGACTCCCAAAATTCCTGAGAGATAAAGTAAAAGGATAAAATTACAAGTCTAACTCCAGATACAATTATTTCATATGATTCCTtaagttatggtcaattaatTTCATATTTCCAGAAAGTAGCCTTAAAATTTTGTCAAGACGACAAAATTAAAAGGCAACTAGCCCGCAAAAAGGCTCAAAACAAGAGAGACCCAGGTTCTTTCTATGAACAGTTTAGACTACTCTCTTGTAACAAGAGGAAAACAAAACATCCTTACCCAAAAAAATGGTAGCTTGATCAAAACCCATGGCAATGGAAACCTAGAAAACATTACAAGTCCCTTCCTAGACAGAGGAAAGACAAAGACAAAAAATCTCACAAAAAATCAGATTATCTGTTTTAATTGCAAAAAACTAGGTCATATCAGTAAGTACTGTAGACTCAAGCGTAAGATCAACAATCTCAACCTTGATCCCCAGATTGAGGAGCAAATCAATAACCTCCTCATCAAAAGTTCCGATGAggaatcaaaacatgaattttcTGAGTATCTAAACAATATTCAGCAGGATGACAATACATCATCATCTTACGAGTATTATGACATTAatattatcacaaaagaacaggACCTTCTTTTTAAAGCCATAAATGCTATCTCCAACccaaaagagagaaaatattttctctaCAAGCTCAAACAAACtttagaaacaaaaaataaatctaACGATTTGGTTATCAAAAACAAATACGACATCaaacctttttaaaaaaaaacttgaaaaataaatttttaagcTTGTAACTATTCAAGATCTTCAGAATGAGATTAATACTCTCAAAAAGGAGATCAATTTCACCAAACAACAGCAACAATGTCACCAAAATTGTTTATCTCACATTCTAGAGGGAGATTCTGATAATACTGAGGAAGAGCTTCACAATGACCAacctttttaaaatcaaacttTTCAAACTTCAACCAGCGACCAAATTGTTTAACTTtcaaagaatgataaaaaagaTGAGATATAGCAGAAATTTTATAGTTAGTTAGTCAATTAACCGTCCAGAAATTCTATATCAATATTCGGATTGTCATCCATGATTTTATATTGGAAACTATAGCCCTTTTTTATACAGTTGAAGATTCAAATTGTATTTTGGAAGGTTTAATCCCAACaaaatattttggaaaaatttCAGAGCGCCTTAGTACAGCTAACGACGAATGTTTATAAATCAAATATAAACTTTCTAATGCTATCATAAGCATGATTTCTTCAGATAAAAACCCCTTTCCTCCTTGTAAAAGATCTAAAAAACCAAGTCATACTAGCAACACCCTTTATTAGAACACTTTTTTCGTTGATGATGTCATACGACGTATTACCACCTACTTAGGAGGAATCCCAACAACCTTCAAATTTGTTTCATTCTCCATTCACATGACCCTCAACCTCCGCCATTCAAAGCCAATAAAATCAACTTCCTAAAAGAATAAGTCTCTTTTAAAATCTTGGAAACCCAGTTAGTTACAGAAATCTAAAAtccaacaaaaaattaaaatccttCTTCAATAAATGCAAGAGACAATATGTTCTAATTTGCCTTACGTATTCTGGAATAAAAAACAACATATTGTGGATATTccatatgaaaaatatttttaaaaaaaaagtcaaattcCAACAAAAACTAGACCCATATAAATGAATGAGCAACTTCTCCAATACTATCAAAAAGATATTACTGATCTCTCGCACAAAAAGCTTATTAAGCCAAGCAAAAGCCCATAGTCTTGTTCTGTTTTCTATGTCGACAAACAAGTCGAACTAGAAAGAGGCACTCTTAGACTAGTTATTAACTATAAACCTCTAAACAAAGCTCTCCAATGGATTAGGTATCCTATCCCAAACAAAAAAGATTTACTAAATAGACTAAATTCGGCAgacattttttcaaaatttgacaTAAAATCTGGGTACTAGAAAATCCAGATTAATGAGGAGGATAGATACAAAATGGCATTTACAATACCATTCAGATAATATGAATGAAATGTGATGCTGTTTAGCTTGAAAAATGTCCCGtcataatttgaaaaaattatgAATGATATTTTTAATCCATTTTCCAATTTTGCCATTGTTTACATAGATGATGTGCTCATATTTTCACAATTCTTTCATGACCATTTTAAGcatgttaaaatttttatgcaTACTATCACGCATAATGGTCTAACAATTTCTAAACCAAAGATTATTTTAGTCCAAACTAAAAtccgttttttttttgtttattatctcctttctttatttctttattacTACTTTACTtctttattatttctttatattttatgttatgacgatattttataaaagatttatatCTTTAAAGACTgttaaaagaaatataaaaataagaaagatCGCTTTATCAATAAAGTAAGAGAAATAGCCATTaaatatttagaattaaaagaagaaatagaaaagataaacaaaaaaaataatcagTTAGAAAGttgttaaaaaaatactaaaaccaTAAAATCATTGAAGAGCACTAACAAAAGtgttaaaaataaaagcatTTATAGAATTAGAAGAGTAATTCATAGACAGAATATGATGACTTTACAAGCGAGGATTCATCCTTTACAAGTACAAGTGATATCAGAGGATTCATCCTTTAGGATTTTTGTGagattttttataatatttttttccatAATAAGAaggttttttttgtattatatttattttgttttttataaactttttccttttaattttgttttggcTATTAGGTGCCTTTTCTGGAGTTATTTCATATTAGTAACAAAATGTTTTTAGTTCTTATTTTTCAGtaatagttttttattttattttttgttacattttagaatttgtacatactTCTATATTTGTTTATactattatattatgtatttgtCCAAAagtcaataaattataaaaaatttgtgtttcAAATTGTGTTTGTAATTTTTGTGAAACTTtttcagaaaataattttaataaagctgccacaaatcttttttttaaaaaggttCATGCGCATCATTTCTAATCATAACTTTTGACATAAAAACATCTTTATACTATCTATAATCAGACATGATTGGACatcttaaatttattaattgGATTCCTAAAAAATTAGGACATACTAGAGTTATAAATAAACTTGTATTAAGCTTGTGTGTtaaactttatatatatatacataggTGAGTTTTATGGTATTTTTGTTATAGTGTCTAAATTGCCTAACTTtctttttaaagtaaaaaataaaatgtttaaaataaaaaacaaatcatataaaatttattaaatataatttatttaccTCTTTTAGTAACTTAGGTACAAAATGTTAGGCACTATAGCACCATAGCattcactatatatatatatatatatatatatatatatggggGGAAGAGGCAGAGAGATAGAGTGTGGTTTCTTAGTTTCTTGTTAGGGTCTAGTTTTTTGCTTAGtttaattcttaaatataaCATTTATGAAAGTTTTACTTTGTAAGTTACAATGGTTTAGATTATATTAGATTATGATAATATTcgaaaagattttattttattctaaattttttttatttctgcaTTTATATAAGCTTCACTTGTAAATTAGAGTGGTTTATATTACATTAGATTAtgagtaaaatccagaaaattttttttttttaaattttattttatgatcttctattttttctatcatgtaaatttaaaaaattttaactaaataaacaatattttaatagaatgtcaaaaattgatttaaatttattttttaaaaatatatttttaaatataaaacgaAAATTCAAAGTCtaattttattagaaaaattatattattaactaatttttttagtttaaataaatattaaaataatataagttttatgtatattttgttATTCAATTAGGGTTTGTTATAAAAgttataaagtatttttttacaaaataataGATGTGAGAATTAAGATGAGAAATTAAAAAGTAGAAATAACGATAACAACAGATTTATTGaacaaaatagttaaaaaatttaaaaaataaaagaacaataaaaaaatcattcacACAAATTGGTTAGCTCGTAAAAATATACCACACTGTAATGTTCAAAATGCAATTAATGGAATCTAAAACTAGATCTTTTAGCAAAGAGTATACTTAGATAATATATCTTATATTATTTGATGAACCCTAATATATCTTATCTGATGGTTTCAAGTTTATGAAGCTTATATTATTTGATACCTTTTCAATCTTAGATAATATACATTGCTTTAGTTGTATTATACGtgtgtaaaaataaaaaaaaataaaatctgtGTATAATTATCTtcatgtaaaattaataattaaaaattattaaataatttaatttatttagttaaattataatatatttttttaataattgtcAATTTACATAAAGATAACTATATATGAACTTTTACtaataaattctttttattagtgataaacattaatattaaaaattttatcgtTCTTCGTTTTCTGTTCTAAAAATCAATAGATACTATATCATGGATAGATATAtttatatgattttaaaataacttcataaaaaatgatatttttctaaaaaaaatgaaaaatatataaaatattatgtaaAATAACTTATGAATAATGGGCTATTTTATCTAAATGCGCATAGAAAAATGATTTATTCTCAAAATGCGCATGGTTGGAAACTATTTTCAAAATACGCAGCTCCATTTTATGTATGACGACCACAAAATGGAATTTAACACCATTTAAGCCTTGGTGCCCGCAAAATGGAGACACCATTTCTATCTCACCAGTCACGAAATGGGTCCCATATCATGCATGGCAGCTGCGAAATGGACATGCAAACCCAGGGATGGCAGACGGGAAATGGTGTCAGGCCAGACGTGAAATGGAGAGCATGTCAGGTTGGGCTCACACAAAATGGATACCCTGTAACTTAGTGAGTACCACACACGAATTACAACGAAAGCTGTGCTATAAAACCCCTCTTCCGCAGAAGTAATGCCACAATTCTAATTCTCACttcttctactttctctttctctctgtGAGTTTCATTTGTTTAGAGCTTGGTATCATAAATTTTCATTGTGAAAATGGCCTCTGAACACATATACGTGGTCGTATATCCGAATGGAGAAATTTCTCATACTGCCGAAGGGGTGACATTTATGTGTGATGACCCACTTTGGATAATGATTCCCCCACAATCATCTTTGCAACAACTAAAAAATCTGATTTTGATGAACACTGAGTTGGTTGGGAAAAAGGAGATCAGTACCTTGATTTACAAGATGCCAGTTGCGGCAGCCAGTTCGTTTGCATATCAGAAAATGCAAATTAAATCTAACCAGCACGTTTCGATGATGTTTTCGTATCGTCGTAGCATTGGAAGCATCTATTTGATGGAACTTTGTGTGAAGCTTCAAGATGTTGGGGTAGCTCATCTAGTTTGAATAACGTGGAGGAACTACGGAATTTCGGTGCTGGTGAAGCCATTCCCTTTCCGGAGATTGGCAGGCCTCGTAGTCCTTCTTTTAACGCCTTCGTTGTGCCCACCCAGAATGCAAAAAATCCACATGAACGTTCCTCCCTCACAACTCATGTTGCATTTTCGGAAGGTAATGCAGACAGGTTGGCTGACTCGTCTGACGAAGACAAGATTGAGGATGATAGCGGAGACGAAGCAGAAGTTGTTGCGGAAACCCAACCGCTTCAAGAAGAAACATTTATCCCAACTCAGGTCGAACCGATAAATGTCATGGGGCTAGGCGGTGTTTCCAGCAACACTCCCGGCCACTATCTGCAACTGAGTCTTAGTCCAATGCACTCGACTACCGCGGAAGACATACCGAGCAACTATGCTTTGATCAGTGAAATGGAGCTGGAGATTGGATTGAAATTCCTGAATAAAGAAACAACGATGCTTGTGGTTAAAAACTACAGTATTCGTAGAAGTGCAGAATTGAAAGCGGTAGAGTTAGATCATACTCGGTATGTATGTCGATGCAAACTTTTTGGTGAGCAGTATCGCTGGATGGTAAGGGTTGCAAAGACGAGGGCTTCCAGATTTTGGAAAATCCGAAAATTCCAAGGGACTCACAGTTGTTTGGCATTTGCGACGTTGCAAGATCATGTTCAACTTGATTCAAATGTCATATTCCAGCACATATTCCCCATGGTTCAGGTAGACGCGACTATTTGCATAAAGATGTTGCAGGGTTCTGTGGAGTCAGTGTACGGATATAAGGCATCTTACAAGAAGGTTTAGTTAGCGAAAAAAAGGCAATAGCAAAATCTATGGAGACTGGGATGATTCATACAACTAGCTGCGGAGATATTCCAACGCGTTGCAAACTTTCATTCCAAGTAAGAACATACGCTTGATAAATTTGCATTACCGTCATAGGTACAATTGTCGATCTTCAAACCCAATCGTACTACGTCGACAACACGCTCAACCGTGATAGTGTCATGTTTCATCAAGTATTCTGGTCATTTTCATCATGTGTTGAAGCATTTAAGCACTGCAAGCCACTAGTCTTGGTGGACGGAACACACTTGTATGGTAAGTACACGGGGACATTATTGATAGGAAAAGCTCAGGATGGAAACAACAACATACTTCCCATAGCTTTCGTGCTTGTGGAAAAGGAGAACACAGACTGGTGGTACTTCTTTCTGACCAACTTAAGGAGGCATGTGACCACTCAACCGAGGATTCTACTTATCTCTGACAGGCTTGCAGCTATAAAGGCCACGCTGGAGCAAGATGGGTGTGGATGGGAACACAATGTTTATTGTGTCAGACACATTGCCTCTAACTTTGCaacaaacttcaagagcaaggAAGCCAAAAGGCACCTTGTTAACGCGGCAAACTCAAAGACGCAAGAGCAGGCGCACTACTACCTTGAGTTAATCAACACCGAGGATCTTGCCACCTCCATGGCAATGATGACTTGGATAAGAGGGCTAGAGCCACCAAAATGGCTCCAACACCGGGACGAGGGTCGCCGATACGATCACATGACAATGAATCTTTCTGAGTGTATCAACTCTATTCTCAAGGGGACTCGTAATCTTTCGATTTGTGCAATTGTTAAGTCCACCTATCACCGCCTAAATGCATTGTTTGTCCACAAGAGTCGACAGGCAAAAGCACAGGTTACATGTGGCTAGATCTTTTCGCAATTCTTGCAAAAGGGAATACTTGCCAATAGGGAGGGAATCACGCAGATGCTTGTCACATCATACGACAGGGCGATGTCGATATTCACCGTTAATGAGATAGCAGTCGTCGAGGTACAGTCCCGATTCAGAGTTTTCCTCCAATAGCGACGGTGTGACTTCGGATACTTCCAAGCCTTGCACTACCCGTGTGCTCATGCGCTAGCTGCATGCACCCATGCAAGGCTTGACTGGCAGTGTTATGTCGACGATGTGAATCGTGTTGAAAATGTGTTCCAGGTATATCAGATGGAGTTTCCACCATTGCCCAACGCGGAAGTTTGGCCACCACATGAAGGACAACGTCTCCGTCCCAACCCCCACATGCGACGATCAACAGAAGGCCGACCTATTTCCATAAGGCTTCGGAATGCGATGGATGACGTCGAGCCCGGTCCTGGAAAGCGATGTGGTCTCTGCAGGCAACCAAGGCAAACCAAGAGACACTGTCCCCATGTAGCTGGCACTTAGTGGCGTGGCCATCAGGGGTGAAAAAAGGCCAGGCTACGGGCCTGGCCTATTATAAAATATGTACAGGTTCAGGCTCTTTTAAAAGCCTTCAT
This window contains:
- the LOC130975550 gene encoding uncharacterized protein LOC130975550; this translates as MASEHIYVVVYPNGEISHTAEGVTFMCDDPLWIMIPPQSSLQQLKNLILMNTELVGKKEISTLIYKMPVAAATSRCWGSSSSLNNVEELRNFGAGEAIPFPEIGRPRSPSFNAFVVPTQNAKNPHERSSLTTHVAFSEGNADRLADSSDEDKIEDDSGDEAEVVAETQPLQEETFIPTQVEPINVMGLGGVSSNTPGHYLQLSLSPMHSTTAEDIPSNYALISEMELEIGLKFLNKETTMLVVKNYSIRRSAELKAVELDHTRYVCRCKLFGEQYRWMVRVAKTRASRFWKIRKFQGTHSCLAFATLQDHVQLDSNVIFQHIFPMVQVDATICIKMLQGSVESVYGYKASYKKV
- the LOC130975551 gene encoding uncharacterized protein LOC130975551; the protein is MFHQVFWSFSSCVEAFKHCKPLVLVDGTHLYGKYTGTLLIGKAQDGNNNILPIAFVLVEKENTDWWYFFLTNLRRHVTTQPRILLISDRLAAIKATLEQDGCGWEHNVYCVRHIASNFATNFKSKEAKRHLVNAANSKTQEQAHYYLELINTEDLATSMAMMTWIRGLEPPKWLQHRDEGRRYDHMTMNLSECINSILKGTRNLSICAIVKSTYHRLNALFVHKSRQAKAQVTCG